The nucleotide window GTTCTTCCGGTGGCTGGACTGTGACCCCGAGCAGGTCGTGACGGTGTTCGACGAGGCCCACAACGTCGCCGACACCGCCCGCGACCACGCCACGCGGACGCTGACGGAGAACACGCTGGAGTCGGCGCTGGAGGAACTGGAGGAGACGGACGACTCGCGGGCGGAGCCGGCCCGGAACGTCCTCACCGCGTTCACGGAGGCGCTGCGGGAGACGTACGAGGACGGTCTCGGCTTCGGCGCCCGCGAACGGGTCGACGAGAACTGGGAGGACGTCCCCGTCGCCAACGACGACCGCCGGGACGACCTCACGCTCGCGTTCCTCGACCGCTACGAGGGCCGCGGCATCCGCGCGGAGTGTGACCTGGCGCTCCAGCTGGGCAAACGGCTGGACGAGCGCTACGAGGAGGCGTACCGCAACGGGGACAGTGCCACCCGGCGAGAGTGTCAGCTCCTCCAGGCCGCCGACTTCGTCGCCGCCTGGATGGACGACAACGGCGAACTGGGTCAACACCCCGTGGTGGCCGTCCGGCGCGACGGCGGCACCGGCGACGTGTACGGCCGGGCGGAGCTGTACACCTGTATCCCGCGACAGGTGACCGGAGAGCTGTTCTCGGAGGTGTACGCCTCCGTGTTGATGTCGGCGACGCTGCGGCCGTTCGACGTGACCGAGGACGTGCTCGGGCTGGAGTCGCCGGCGACGCTGGCGTACGACCTCGCGTACCCCGAGGCGAACCGGCGGACGTACGCCGTCTCCACGCCGGCGTTGTTCGCGTCCGAACGCGACGACCCCGCCACCCAGGAGACGGTGGCGAGCACACTCGCCGACGCCGTCCGGACGACGCCCGGCAACAGCCTGTTGTTCTTCCCGTCGTACGCCGAGGCGGAGCGTTACCACGAACTGCTGTCGGGCGACCCGGAGTTGGGCCGGCTCATGCGTGACGAGGCCGGCAGCCGGGCCGAAGAGCTCCGCCGGCGGTTCGTCGACGCCGACGACGCCGCTCTGTTCACCTCGCTGTGGGGGACACTCGCGGAGGGGGTGAGCTTCGACGGGGACGCCGCCCGGACGGTCGCGGTCGTCGGCGTGCCGTACCCCCACCTCTCCGAGCGGATGGAGGCCGTCCAGGAGGCTTACGACCGGGCGTTCGCGGAGCGGACCCGCGACGCCGGCTGGGAGTACGCCGTCGAGATCCCCACCGTCCGGAAGACCAGACAGGCGCTCGGGCGGGTGATCCGGTCGCCCGACGACTACGGCGTCCGGCTCCTGCTGGACGAGCGCTACACGACCGCGGACATGGGACAGTACTCCGTCCGGGACGCGTTCCCGCCGGCGGAACGCTCGGAGCTCGTGGACGTGGAGCCGGAGAAGCTCCGCTTCGGGATGCGCAACTTCTACGTCGACCACGACGCCTACGACGGCGACCCGCCGGCGCCGTGATACGGCGGAGGCGGCCGAGCCACGCTGTGCCGTCCCACCACTCACTTAATGATGGTCGCGAGTACGTACTCTCGTGACTCTCCCGTGACGCTCCCGGACGGGTGGACGACCGACGCGGTCGAGGCGAACGGCGTCGAGCTACAGTACTACCGGACGGGCGAGGGGCCGCCGTTGGTGCTCGCACACGGGTTGTTCGACACGGGGCGGTGTTGGGCGCCGCTCGTCGCCGACCTGGCGGCCGACTACACCGTGGTGACGTACGACGCCCGCGGGCACGGCCGGTCGGCGGCGCCGGAGACCGGGTACGGGCTCGACGACCGAGTGGCCGATCTCGTCGGGCTGTTGGACGGCCTGTCGGTGACCGACCCCGTGCTGGTCGGCCACTCGATGGGCGGCTCGACGGTCGCCTGGGCCGCCGCACGCCACTCCGAGCGTCCGCGCGGGGTCGTCCTCGAGGACCCGGCCGGGCTGCACGGCGACCCGGAGACGGGACCGGACGAACGGGCCGCCGCCGTCCGTGACCGGGTCGAGACACGCGCCGAGCAGTCCGTGGCCGAGATCGCCACGGAGTACGACGACCGCGACTCGGACCTCGCACGCCGGCTGGCGGTCGCCGACCGGGAGTGTTCGCCGACGGTCGCGGAGATCGTCCGTCACGGCTTCCCGCCGCTCGGGGACGCGTTCGCCGAGATCGACGCCCCGACGCTCGTGTTGAACTCCGACGCCGAGCCGTCGACCCGGGCGGCGGATCTCGCCGTCGCCGACGAACTCCCCGCTGGTCGGCTCGTCCACGTCCCCGGCGCCGGCCACTGTGTGTT belongs to Halobaculum sp. MBLA0143 and includes:
- a CDS encoding alpha/beta fold hydrolase; amino-acid sequence: MTLPDGWTTDAVEANGVELQYYRTGEGPPLVLAHGLFDTGRCWAPLVADLAADYTVVTYDARGHGRSAAPETGYGLDDRVADLVGLLDGLSVTDPVLVGHSMGGSTVAWAAARHSERPRGVVLEDPAGLHGDPETGPDERAAAVRDRVETRAEQSVAEIATEYDDRDSDLARRLAVADRECSPTVAEIVRHGFPPLGDAFAEIDAPTLVLNSDAEPSTRAADLAVADELPAGRLVHVPGAGHCVFRDRSDAAVAELRTFLRRIE
- a CDS encoding ATP-dependent DNA helicase, whose protein sequence is MATTDDHLRFFPYEEPYPNQREAMDRVGNALARGQDVLFEGAPGTGKTLSALVPALNHAREHDRTVVITTNVHQQMRQFVADARAINEVEPIDAVVFRGKSSMCHIDVDYQECQTLRDTTRTLVEDQQDRDRLERRARELRDRMREGDDDAAEAYEAVAEELEELDDQIDEEAANVCDYYRQNLTGDTDDFFAWLFDDVRTPDEIYEYAGERGFCGYELLKEGMENVELVVCNYHHLLDPTIREQFFRWLDCDPEQVVTVFDEAHNVADTARDHATRTLTENTLESALEELEETDDSRAEPARNVLTAFTEALRETYEDGLGFGARERVDENWEDVPVANDDRRDDLTLAFLDRYEGRGIRAECDLALQLGKRLDERYEEAYRNGDSATRRECQLLQAADFVAAWMDDNGELGQHPVVAVRRDGGTGDVYGRAELYTCIPRQVTGELFSEVYASVLMSATLRPFDVTEDVLGLESPATLAYDLAYPEANRRTYAVSTPALFASERDDPATQETVASTLADAVRTTPGNSLLFFPSYAEAERYHELLSGDPELGRLMRDEAGSRAEELRRRFVDADDAALFTSLWGTLAEGVSFDGDAARTVAVVGVPYPHLSERMEAVQEAYDRAFAERTRDAGWEYAVEIPTVRKTRQALGRVIRSPDDYGVRLLLDERYTTADMGQYSVRDAFPPAERSELVDVEPEKLRFGMRNFYVDHDAYDGDPPAP